One window from the genome of Sebastes umbrosus isolate fSebUmb1 chromosome 12, fSebUmb1.pri, whole genome shotgun sequence encodes:
- the ss18 gene encoding protein SSXT isoform X3, giving the protein MSVAFAPHRQRGKGDITPAGIQKLLDENNQLIQCIMDFQSKGKTAECSQYQQMLHRNLVYLATIADSNQNMQSLLPAPPTQNMPMGPGGMNQSGPPQQPPHGHNMPSEGMVSGGPPAPHMQNQMNGQMPGPNHMPMQGPGPGPNQPPNMPSGSMNIPPSSHGSMGGYNHTVPSSQGIPAQSQMNMTQGQPMGNYGPRPNMNMQPSQGPMMHQQPPSQQYNMPPGGGGQHYQGQQTPMGMMGQVNQGNHVMGQRPMPPYRPPQQGNAQYGQQQEAYQQGPPQQQGYPPQQQYPGQQGYPPQQQGYGPSQSAPGQYPNYPQGQGQQYAAYRPPQPGPPQGQQQRPYGYDQGQYGNYQQ; this is encoded by the exons ATGTCGGTGGCGTTTGCACCTCACAGGCAGCGTGGAAAGGGTGATATAACGCCCGCTGGAATACAAAAG TTACTTGACGAAAACAACCAGCTGATCCAGTGTATAATGGACTTCCAGAGTAAAGGCAAAACAGCAGAATGTTCACA GTATCAACAGATGCTGCACAGAAATTTAGTGTACCTGGCCACGATAGCAGACTCCAATCAGAACATGCAGTCTCTCCTCCCCGCT CCGCCCACTCAAAACATGCCCATGGGCCCTGGTGGGATGAACCAAAGTGGACCCCCTCAGCAGCCTCCTCACGGTCACAACATGCCCTCTGAGGGTATGGTCAGCGGTGGCCCTCCAGCCCCACACATGCAGAACCAGATGAATGGACAGATGCCTG GGCCTAATCACATGCCCATGCAAGGTCCCGGTCCAGGCCCCAACCAGCCCCCAAACATGCCCAGTGGCTCTATGAATATACCCCCCAGCAGCCACGGCTCGATGGGTGGTTACAATCACACCGTCCCTTCTTCCCAAGGCATACCAGCTCAGAGCCAAATGAACATGACCCAGGGCCAGCCCATGGGAAACTATGGGCCTCGGCCAAACATGAACATGCAGCCCAGTCAAG GCCCCATGATGCACCAGCAGCCTCCCTCTCAGCAGTATAACATGCCTCCTGGTGGTGGTGGACAGCACTACCAAGGGCAACAGACCCCAATGGGTATGATGGGCCAGGTCAACCAAGGGAACCATGTCATGGGGCAGAGGCCGATGCCGCCCTACAGACCCCCACAGCAAG GTAATGCCCAGTATGGCCAACAGCAAGAAGCATACCAGCAAGGCCCACCCCAGCAGCAGGGCTACCCTCCTCAGCAGCAGTACCCGGGTCAGCAGGGCTACCCACCACAGCAGCAGGGTTACG GTCCTTCCCAAAGTGCCCCAGGACAGTATCCTAACTATCCTCAGGGGCAGGGACAGCAGTATGCGGCCTATCGCCCTCCTCAACCAGGACCCCCACAGGGCCAGCAGCAGCGCCCTTACGGCTATGACCAG
- the ss18 gene encoding protein SSXT isoform X2 codes for MSVAFAPHRQRGKGDITPAGIQKLLDENNQLIQCIMDFQSKGKTAECSQYQQMLHRNLVYLATIADSNQNMQSLLPAPPTQNMPMGPGGMNQSGPPQQPPHGHNMPSEGMVSGGPPAPHMQNQMNGQMPGPNHMPMQGPGPGPNQPPNMPSGSMNIPPSSHGSMGGYNHTVPSSQGIPAQSQMNMTQGQPMGNYGPRPNMNMQPSQGPMMHQQPPSQQYNMPPGGGGQHYQGQQTPMGMMGQVNQGNHVMGQRPMPPYRPPQQGPPQQYPGQEDYYGDQYSHAGQAASEGNAQYGQQQEAYQQGPPQQQGYPPQQQYPGQQGYPPQQQGYGPSQSAPGQYPNYPQGQGQQYAAYRPPQPGPPQGQQQRPYGYDQGHIRK; via the exons ATGTCGGTGGCGTTTGCACCTCACAGGCAGCGTGGAAAGGGTGATATAACGCCCGCTGGAATACAAAAG TTACTTGACGAAAACAACCAGCTGATCCAGTGTATAATGGACTTCCAGAGTAAAGGCAAAACAGCAGAATGTTCACA GTATCAACAGATGCTGCACAGAAATTTAGTGTACCTGGCCACGATAGCAGACTCCAATCAGAACATGCAGTCTCTCCTCCCCGCT CCGCCCACTCAAAACATGCCCATGGGCCCTGGTGGGATGAACCAAAGTGGACCCCCTCAGCAGCCTCCTCACGGTCACAACATGCCCTCTGAGGGTATGGTCAGCGGTGGCCCTCCAGCCCCACACATGCAGAACCAGATGAATGGACAGATGCCTG GGCCTAATCACATGCCCATGCAAGGTCCCGGTCCAGGCCCCAACCAGCCCCCAAACATGCCCAGTGGCTCTATGAATATACCCCCCAGCAGCCACGGCTCGATGGGTGGTTACAATCACACCGTCCCTTCTTCCCAAGGCATACCAGCTCAGAGCCAAATGAACATGACCCAGGGCCAGCCCATGGGAAACTATGGGCCTCGGCCAAACATGAACATGCAGCCCAGTCAAG GCCCCATGATGCACCAGCAGCCTCCCTCTCAGCAGTATAACATGCCTCCTGGTGGTGGTGGACAGCACTACCAAGGGCAACAGACCCCAATGGGTATGATGGGCCAGGTCAACCAAGGGAACCATGTCATGGGGCAGAGGCCGATGCCGCCCTACAGACCCCCACAGCAAG gACCCCCTCAGCAGTACCCAGGGCAGGAAGACTACTATGGAGACCAGTACAGTCACGCAGGACAGGCAGCCTCAGAAG GTAATGCCCAGTATGGCCAACAGCAAGAAGCATACCAGCAAGGCCCACCCCAGCAGCAGGGCTACCCTCCTCAGCAGCAGTACCCGGGTCAGCAGGGCTACCCACCACAGCAGCAGGGTTACG GTCCTTCCCAAAGTGCCCCAGGACAGTATCCTAACTATCCTCAGGGGCAGGGACAGCAGTATGCGGCCTATCGCCCTCCTCAACCAGGACCCCCACAGGGCCAGCAGCAGCGCCCTTACGGCTATGACCAG
- the ss18 gene encoding protein SSXT isoform X1 → MSVAFAPHRQRGKGDITPAGIQKLLDENNQLIQCIMDFQSKGKTAECSQYQQMLHRNLVYLATIADSNQNMQSLLPAPPTQNMPMGPGGMNQSGPPQQPPHGHNMPSEGMVSGGPPAPHMQNQMNGQMPGPNHMPMQGPGPGPNQPPNMPSGSMNIPPSSHGSMGGYNHTVPSSQGIPAQSQMNMTQGQPMGNYGPRPNMNMQPSQGPMMHQQPPSQQYNMPPGGGGQHYQGQQTPMGMMGQVNQGNHVMGQRPMPPYRPPQQGPPQQYPGQEDYYGDQYSHAGQAASEGNAQYGQQQEAYQQGPPQQQGYPPQQQYPGQQGYPPQQQGYGPSQSAPGQYPNYPQGQGQQYAAYRPPQPGPPQGQQQRPYGYDQGQYGNYQQ, encoded by the exons ATGTCGGTGGCGTTTGCACCTCACAGGCAGCGTGGAAAGGGTGATATAACGCCCGCTGGAATACAAAAG TTACTTGACGAAAACAACCAGCTGATCCAGTGTATAATGGACTTCCAGAGTAAAGGCAAAACAGCAGAATGTTCACA GTATCAACAGATGCTGCACAGAAATTTAGTGTACCTGGCCACGATAGCAGACTCCAATCAGAACATGCAGTCTCTCCTCCCCGCT CCGCCCACTCAAAACATGCCCATGGGCCCTGGTGGGATGAACCAAAGTGGACCCCCTCAGCAGCCTCCTCACGGTCACAACATGCCCTCTGAGGGTATGGTCAGCGGTGGCCCTCCAGCCCCACACATGCAGAACCAGATGAATGGACAGATGCCTG GGCCTAATCACATGCCCATGCAAGGTCCCGGTCCAGGCCCCAACCAGCCCCCAAACATGCCCAGTGGCTCTATGAATATACCCCCCAGCAGCCACGGCTCGATGGGTGGTTACAATCACACCGTCCCTTCTTCCCAAGGCATACCAGCTCAGAGCCAAATGAACATGACCCAGGGCCAGCCCATGGGAAACTATGGGCCTCGGCCAAACATGAACATGCAGCCCAGTCAAG GCCCCATGATGCACCAGCAGCCTCCCTCTCAGCAGTATAACATGCCTCCTGGTGGTGGTGGACAGCACTACCAAGGGCAACAGACCCCAATGGGTATGATGGGCCAGGTCAACCAAGGGAACCATGTCATGGGGCAGAGGCCGATGCCGCCCTACAGACCCCCACAGCAAG gACCCCCTCAGCAGTACCCAGGGCAGGAAGACTACTATGGAGACCAGTACAGTCACGCAGGACAGGCAGCCTCAGAAG GTAATGCCCAGTATGGCCAACAGCAAGAAGCATACCAGCAAGGCCCACCCCAGCAGCAGGGCTACCCTCCTCAGCAGCAGTACCCGGGTCAGCAGGGCTACCCACCACAGCAGCAGGGTTACG GTCCTTCCCAAAGTGCCCCAGGACAGTATCCTAACTATCCTCAGGGGCAGGGACAGCAGTATGCGGCCTATCGCCCTCCTCAACCAGGACCCCCACAGGGCCAGCAGCAGCGCCCTTACGGCTATGACCAG